From the genome of Hydrogenophilus thermoluteolus, one region includes:
- a CDS encoding PilT/PilU family type 4a pilus ATPase, which translates to MAQLTPTFEKIFRLMAAKRASDVYLSAGAPVTIRIEGNAQPLNAQTLTAPQLTEWLQAFVADEARWAQFVRERELNFSLPLPGIGNFRCNLFWQRGTPAAVFRYIPLEIPALEALHLPPILRDLALAQRGLVLVVGATGSGKSTTLASMVDTRAAQRSGHILTVEDPIEFLFQHKKSIVNQRDVGTDTHSWAESLKNAMRQAPDCILIGEIRTRETMEAALQYALTGHLVLASLHANTSYHALNRIVNFFPLESRALLYGDLAVALRAIVAQRLVPGLRGRRYPAVEILLNTALIAEAIEKGNLFAVREALERSLTAEMKSFEEALAQLVESGAITREVAMQYADSPSNLAWRLDNGPSNRVKDEVSEQEPVTGSQRSAPNPLRTPTASDETSVDFSHFRIE; encoded by the coding sequence ATGGCACAACTCACCCCTACCTTCGAGAAGATCTTCCGCCTGATGGCGGCGAAACGAGCGTCCGACGTCTATTTGAGTGCGGGTGCGCCGGTGACGATTCGGATCGAAGGCAACGCCCAACCCTTGAACGCCCAGACACTGACCGCACCCCAACTCACCGAGTGGCTGCAGGCGTTCGTCGCTGACGAAGCGCGTTGGGCGCAGTTCGTCCGCGAACGGGAGCTCAACTTTTCGCTGCCACTGCCCGGTATTGGCAATTTCCGCTGCAACCTCTTTTGGCAGCGCGGCACGCCCGCGGCGGTTTTTCGCTATATTCCGCTGGAGATCCCGGCGCTCGAAGCGCTCCATCTGCCACCGATTCTTCGCGACCTAGCGCTGGCGCAGCGCGGTTTGGTGTTGGTGGTCGGTGCCACGGGAAGCGGCAAATCGACCACGCTGGCGTCGATGGTCGACACCCGCGCGGCCCAGCGCAGCGGCCATATCCTCACGGTCGAAGACCCGATCGAGTTCCTCTTTCAACATAAGAAATCGATCGTCAATCAGCGCGACGTCGGTACGGACACCCACTCCTGGGCCGAGTCGCTCAAGAACGCGATGCGGCAAGCGCCGGACTGCATCTTGATCGGCGAGATCCGCACGCGCGAAACGATGGAGGCAGCGCTGCAATACGCGCTCACGGGACATCTGGTGCTCGCGTCGCTGCATGCCAACACCAGCTATCACGCGCTCAACCGCATCGTCAACTTTTTTCCGTTGGAGAGCCGCGCGCTCCTCTACGGAGACCTGGCGGTTGCGTTACGCGCGATCGTTGCGCAACGGTTGGTTCCTGGACTAAGGGGTCGCCGCTATCCGGCCGTTGAGATCCTGCTCAACACTGCGCTCATCGCTGAAGCGATCGAAAAGGGAAACCTCTTTGCCGTTCGGGAAGCGCTCGAACGCTCGCTCACCGCCGAGATGAAAAGTTTCGAAGAGGCGCTTGCGCAGCTGGTGGAAAGCGGCGCGATCACTCGCGAAGTCGCGATGCAATACGCCGATTCCCCCAGCAATCTGGCTTGGCGGCTCGACAACGGCCCCAGCAACCGGGTCAAAGACGAAGTGTCGGAGCAGGAACCGGTAACGGGTTCGCAGCGATCAGCGCCCAATCCTCTGCGCACTCCTACTGCTTCGGACGAAACTTCCGTGGATTTCTCTCACTTTCGGATCGAATGA